A single region of the Zygotorulaspora mrakii chromosome 4, complete sequence genome encodes:
- the TOM7 gene encoding Tom7p (similar to Saccharomyces cerevisiae TOM7 (YNL070W); ancestral locus Anc_2.226) — protein MAFLPSFILSDESKERITKLINITHTVAHYGWVPFILYLGWASSSNKPNVLNLLSPLPSI, from the coding sequence ATGGCATTTTTACCCTCCTTCATTTTAAGTGATGAGTCAAAGGAAAGAATCACTAAGCTAATCAACATAACTCACACGGTTGCTCACTATGGTTGGGTTCCATTCATTTTGTATTTAGGATGGGCAAGCAGTTCAAACAAGCCAAATGTCTTGAACTTACTGTCCCCATTACCAAGCATCTAG
- the CSM2 gene encoding Csm2p (similar to Saccharomyces cerevisiae CSM2 (YIL132C); ancestral locus Anc_2.229) — translation MAFLNYTEAKLLSVWLSPSPHNIVETIRKKFATNGGVDATVNSTVYFLDAINDFPLKEFQNTIPLDNKVVYDNIRISTCLDLQEMMQTVTKIMQQLTMNVLQKQNSNQESHKPVEILLLINGLNVMFQNTQIKETAPIALLRLRDILLKLRFTANNPQSDGSNLKAAVIFPEEEIIKFSSNQGGEINNNNKRAKRGISNDGNTLAQYIAKFYADAVI, via the coding sequence ATGGCATTCCTCAATTATACCGAAGCTAAGTTACTTTCCGTGTGGTTATCTCCCTCTCCCCACAATATCGTAGAAACAATACGAAAGAAGTTCGCAACGAATGGCGGCGTTGATGCCACTGTTAATAGTACAGTCTATTTTTTAGACGCTATAAATGACTTCCCCCtaaaagaatttcaaaatactATACCACTGGATAACAAAGTTGTCTACGATAACATCAGGATATCCACATGCCTAGATTTACAGGAAATGATGCAAACCGTTACCAAAATAATGCAACAACTTACGATGAATGTACTTCAAAAGCAGAATTCAAATCAGGAGTCCCACAAGCCCGTGGAAATTCTGCTTCTCATAAATGGTTTGAACGTTATGTTTCAAAACACTCAAATTAAAGAAACTGCACCAATTGCCCTGCTTCGTCTACGAGATATACTCTTAAAACTCCGTTTCACTGCCAACAATCCGCAATCCGACggttcaaatttgaaagctgCAGTGATATTCCCCGAAGAAGAGATTATCAAGTTCAGCTCAAATCAAGGCGGCGAAatcaacaataacaacaagAGGGCAAAACGCGGAATTTCGAATGACGGTAATACTCTTGCTCAATACATTGCTAAATTTTATGCAGATGCTGTGATATAG
- the RNH201 gene encoding ribonuclease H2 catalytic subunit RNH201 (similar to Saccharomyces cerevisiae RNH201 (YNL072W); ancestral locus Anc_2.224), with protein MTELPPTIPGSLNSLHTKNFFSEVPLNLDPQSPIILGVDEAGRGPVMGPMVYAVSYCTKDYQDNILIPKYEFDDSKKLTDPVRRSLFQKMWCPLPEVQDEPPTGSAKRTEIDGVGYATTCITPVDISTGMLRYPPSKNYNLNAQAHDVTMNLIQGVLDQGVNIDHVYVDTVGPPASYQKKLEGRFPHVKFTVAKKADSLYCIVSVASVVAKVTRDILVDSLRSSPGEIIGSGYPSDPKTTAWLRKNQSPLFAWPKEMVRFSWQTCETLMNNPSTGSIPIEWEEQFLNSKKNMAQQWAAKSMVNNEPITLDNWFSS; from the coding sequence ATGACAGAATTGCCACCTACGATTCCGGGCTCGCTGAACTCACTTcatacaaaaaatttcttctctgAAGTGCCATTGAATCTCGATCCCCAGTCCCCCATAATACTGGGTGTTGATGAGGCTGGTCGTGGCCCTGTGATGGGACCTATGGTATACGCGGTTAGTTACTGTACTAAAGACTACCAAGACAATATTCTGATCCCGAAATATGAATTCGACGATTCAAAGAAGCTGACTGATCCGGTGCGCCGATCACTGTTCCAGAAAATGTGGTGTCCATTGCCAGAGGTTCAAGATGAACCACCTACCGGCTCTGCGAAAAGGACAGAAATTGATGGTGTGGGCTATGCGACCACTTGCATTACTCCCGTAGACATTTCTACTGGGATGTTAAGATACCCTCCATCAAAGAACTATAACTTGAACGCTCAGGCACATGATGTTACAATGAACCTCATTCAAGGTGTTTTGGATCAAGGTGTCAATATAGATCATGTCTATGTTGATACCGTTGGACCACCAGCATCTTACCAGAAAAAACTAGAGGGTAGATTTCCCCATGTCAAATTTACGGTGGCCAAGAAAGCTGATTCACTTTATTGCATTGTAAGCGTCGCCAGTGTCGTTGCAAAAGTAACAAGAGACATTCTGGTTGACTCATTGAGGTCCTCTCCAGGCGAAATTATCGGTTCCGGCTATCCATCTGATCCCAAGACAACTGCATGGCTAAGGAAAAACCAATCACCATTATTTGCATGGCCCAAAGAGATGGTCAGATTCTCGTGGCAAACGTGTGAAACGCTCATGAATAATCCGTCCACAGGCAGTATTCCCATCGAATGGGAAGAACAGTTTCTAAactcaaaaaagaatatggCACAGCAGTGGGCTGCAAAATCAATGGTTAACAATGAACCTATAACGCTCGATAATTGGTTCTCTTCCTAA
- the LAT1 gene encoding dihydrolipoyllysine-residue acetyltransferase (similar to Saccharomyces cerevisiae LAT1 (YNL071W); ancestral locus Anc_2.225), whose translation MSALIRAIPRVSRASLLSAARCQTQFQLRCYASYPPHTIIGMPALSPTMVQGNLAVWSKKEGDKLSPGEVIAEVETDKAQMDFEFQEDGYLAKILVPEGTKDIPVNKPIAVYVEDEGDVAAFKDFKVEDSGSGEPKGKETEKKTEEKPTATSEKKAEPKYASAQPSAPTDRIFASPLAKTIALEKGIALKNVSGTGPRGRITKADVEAFLKKAPSSSASATAGSGSAAVNAASASYEDVEISTMRGIIAKRLLESTQSIPSYIVSSEISVSKLLKLRQSLNASAKDKYKLSINDILIKGITVAAKRVPDANAYWLEDKGIIRKFKNVDVSVAVATPSGLLTPIVKNAESKGLVAISSEVKELVSRAKINKLTPEEFQGGTICISNMGMNAAVTMFTSIINPPQSTILAIGTVRRVAVEDAGSENGISFDDKINITGTFDHRTIDGAKGGEFMKELKTVIENPLELLL comes from the coding sequence ATGTCGGCACTTATCAGAGCAATTCCAAGGGTTTCTAGAGCTTCCCTCTTATCAGCAGCTAGATGTCAAActcaatttcaattgagATGCTACGCGTCTTATCCTCCACACACTATCATTGGCATGCCTGCTTTATCTCCAACAATGGTACAAGGTAACTTGGCTGTTTGGTCCAAGAAGGAAGGTGATAAGTTGAGTCCTGGCGAAGTGATTGCCGAAGTGGAAACTGACAAAGCTCAGATGGACTTCGAATTCCAAGAAGATGGTTACCTGGCTAAGATTCTTGTTCCTGAGGGAACCAAGGATATTCCAGTCAACAAGCCAATTGCTGTTtatgttgaagatgaaggTGATGTTGCCGCGTTCAAGGACTTCAAAGTTGAAGACAGCGGTTCGGGGGAACCGAAAGGcaaagaaacagaaaagaagaCTGAAGAGAAGCCAACCGCCACTTCCGAAAAGAAAGCAGAGCCAAAATATGCTTCAGCCCAACCCTCTGCTCCAACTGATAGAATCTTTGCCTCTCCGTTAGCTAAGACTATCGCTCTGGAAAAGGGTATTGCTTTGAAGAACGTTAGCGGCACAGGTCCTCGTGGTAGAATTACCAAAGCAGACGTCGAAGCATTCTTAAAAAAAGCACCATCTTCATCTGCTTCTGCAACTGCTGGCTCTGGTTCCGCTGCTGTCAATGCTGCCTCAGCTTCTTATGAAGATGTCGAAATATCTACTATGAGGGGAATTATTGCCAAGCGCTTACTGGAATCGACACAAAGTATTCCTTCGTACATTGTTTCTTCTGAAATCTCTGTTTCcaaattattgaaattgagGCAATCCTTGAATGCGTCTGCAAAAGACAAATATAAATTGTCAATAAACGacattttgataaaagGTATCACTGTGGCAGCAAAAAGAGTTCCTGACGCAAACGCATATTGGTTAGAGGATAAGGGTATTATAAGAAAGTTCAAGAATGTTGATGTTTCTGTTGCTGTAGCTACACCATCAGGTTTGCTAACACCTATTGTAAAAAACGCTGAATCTAAGGGTTTAGTGGCCATTTCCAGTGAGGTTAAAGAACTTGTGTCTCGCGCTAAGATAAACAAATTAACACCAGAGGAATTCCAAGGTGGTACCATTTGTATCTCCAACATGGGTATGAACGCTGCGGTTACAATGTTCACTTCTATCATCAATCCACCCCAATCAACAATCCTAGCTATCGGTACTGTCAGAAGAGTTGCCGTTGAGGATGCGGGTTCGGAAAATGGTATTTCTTTCGATGATAAGATTAATATCACAGGTACATTTGATCACAGGACGATCGATGGTGCTAAAGGTGGTGAATTCATGAAAGAGTTGAAAACAGTTATCGAAAACCCATTGGAACTACTTCTATGA
- a CDS encoding uncharacterized protein (similar to Saccharomyces cerevisiae FKH1 (YIL131C) and FKH2 (YNL068C); ancestral locus Anc_2.230), protein MSIINSADAASHRARQANGGASASSRSKGDLTNAIDLSRYSSQQHQGLINAVISVLQTPEQATMVSKQFSNERNVASEVQAYAKISGKDWTYYVKDLEISIGRNTDNPQQMNVNMSGNDSNDSNSINVDLGPAKVVSRKHAIIKFNMQHGGWELLVLGRNGAKVNFKRIPVGSSSSPVLLSSGTVLDIGGTQMMFILPDREAFVSQSCVQHLIQKLVAAYGTGIGNNDPNDVNALLYDILRESDYVKQNRFQLHQHQQQPHQQQQVRAFKMYGSNTRPATSGDPNGINYNNDANFTSNGMNSIYDSNSNNRLMNQSYSASNHSISQAGFPQSLDFASDLSRDENKNVKPPHSYATMITQAILSTQEGVISLADIYKYISTNYAYYRFAKTGWQNSIRHNLSLNKAFEKVPRRPNEPGKGMKWRISEDYQRDFLNKWNAGKIGKVRRGSSVARQLQLHLSKFNTLPQQQEYIDRETKIIKPQRMSHPRMPSLDELDTSLSRSTDTQTSFVNIQQQQQQQQQQQQQQHSPQLPSLQSHPDSQSQSHSGISSQAHSEADHTQLESQLQPQTSNLMQPPTSVALVHKNATNNALSSFNNASPAVARSSIAPIITATASTGPHLSPTHSSILRSPTKAFHITAMEAYTPERGSAQNKSPTQSNMNNHNTNSKLLSADDTETILDNNNGNLNLNEKSNTANRSSPGVWNLLQFSSVNNTPAVDSTENGNTNRRSVENNANPSHNNNMPDLKMKDVQSSPLKRQKNQSSTGKELMLDTDGAKISISND, encoded by the coding sequence ATGTCTATTATCAATAGTGCTGATGCGGCGTCGCATCGTGCACGTCAGGCGAATGGTGGCGCCAGCGCCAGTAGCAGGTCAAAGGGCGATCTGACAAACGCGATAGATCTGTCGAGATACAGCTCTCAGCAGCATCAAGGTCTCATTAATGCGGTCATATCCGTTTTGCAGACTCCCGAGCAGGCGACCATGGTGTCGAAGCAGTTTTCGAATGAGCGAAATGTGGCTTCGGAAGTGCAGGCGTACGCCAAGATCTCCGGCAAGGACTGGACCTACTACGTCAAGGACCTGGAGATTTCCATCGGCCGAAACACCGACAATCCACAGCAGATGAATGTGAACATGAGCGGCAACGACAGCAACGacagcaacagcatcaACGTCGATCTCGGGCCTGCCAAGGTCGTTTCGCGGAAACACGCGATTATCAAGTTCAACATGCAGCATGGGGGGTGGGAGTTATTGGTGCTTGGAAGAAACGGTGCCAAggtgaatttcaaaaggaTCCCCGTTGGTTCCTCTTCGTCGCCTGTGCTTTTGTCCTCGGGCACAGTACTGGATATTGGTGGAACTCAGATGATGTTTATTTTACCGGATCGTGAAGCGTTTGTCTCTCAATCCTGTGTCCAACATCTGATTCAAAAGCTAGTAGCAGCATACGGCACTGGCATCGGCAACAATGATCCTAATGACGTCAATGCTCTACTCTACGATATATTGCGAGAATCAGATTACGTCAAGCAGAATCGATTTCAGTTACACCAGCATCAACAACAGCCgcatcaacaacagcaggTAAGAGCCTTCAAGATGTACGGCAGTAATACGCGTCCTGCAACGAGTGGCGATCCAAATGGCATCAATTACAATAATGATGCTAATTTCACCAGTAATGGTATGAATTCCATTTACGATAGTAACAGTAATAACAGATTAATGAACCAATCATATTCAGCATCCAATCATTCAATATCCCAAGCAGGCTTCCCGCAATCGTTGGATTTTGCTTCAGATCTTTCAAGagatgaaaacaaaaacgtCAAACCACCTCATTCCTATGCAACGATGATCACGCAAGCAATTTTATCTACACAAGAGGGTGTGATTTCCCTGGCCGATATTTATAAGTACATCTCGACGAATTATGCTTATTATAGATTTGCGAAGACTGGTTGGCAAAATTCTATTAGGCACAACTTATCATTAAATAAAGCATTCGAAAAGGTGCCACGAAGACCAAATGAGCCTGGGAAGGGTATGAAATGGAGAATAAGTGAAGATTATCAACGTgactttttgaataaatgGAATGCTGGTAAGATTGGTAAAGTAAGAAGAGGTTCTTCTGTTGCAAGACAATTACAATTACATTTATCGAAGTTTAACACTTTGCCACAACAACAAGAATATATTGATAGAGAAACAAAAATTATAAAGCCCCAGCGAATGTCTCATCCACGGATGCCAAGTCTAGATGAGCTTGACACTTCATTATCGCGATCCACAGATACTCAAACAAGTTTTGTCAAcattcaacaacaacaacaacaacaacaacagcagcaacagcagcaacatTCTCCACAATTGCCCTCGTTGCAATCTCATCCAGATTCTCAATCACAATCTCACTCAGGCATATCGTCTCAGGCACATTCTGAAGCGGACCATACTCAATTAGAGTCTCAGCTGCAACCGCAAACCTCTAATCTCATGCAACCACCTACATCTGTAGCATTGGTACACAAGAATGCAACAAACAATGcactttcatctttcaataatGCTTCCCCCGCAGTGGCACGATCGAGCATTGCGCCAATAATTACTGCGACTGCTTCCACAGGTCCTCATCTATCGCCAACCCactcttcaattttgagATCGCCAACCAAAGCTTTTCACATCACTGCAATGGAAGCCTATACACCAGAGAGAGGGAGTGCTCAAAATAAATCCCCGACCCAATCAAATATGAACAATCATAATACAAATTCCAAACTCCTATCTGCTGATGATACAGAGACAATTCTCGATAATAATAATGGTAATTTAAAcctgaatgaaaaatcgaATACTGCCAATAGAAGTTCACCTGGTGTCTGGAATCTCTTACAGTTCAGTTCAGTGAATAACACTCCAGCTGTTGATTCCACTGAAAATGGCAACACAAATCGTAGATCCGTTGAGAATAATGCAAATCCATCTCATAATAACAATATGCCCGATCTTAAAATGAAGGATGTTCAATCGTCaccattgaaaagacaaaagaatcaaagtAGTACAGGGAAAGAGTTAATGCTAGATACAGATGGAGCTAAAATTAGTATCAGTAACGATTAA
- the MSK1 gene encoding lysine--tRNA ligase MSK1 (similar to Saccharomyces cerevisiae MSK1 (YNL073W); ancestral locus Anc_2.223), translating to MLAYRGSMSALRSGACRRALARLYSSGSRKQLSIDAGTLEFSKRNGILEGKLKQYYPSLSNIRVDPLYKPTTLEKFRADYVVAQEGPVDDESNQFYVNGRVKSIRFSGKKICFIDVYSNQSGAQLQLIINFQRIDRKEQCEFVGSLEFLKVGDFIQAYGFPSYSKSRARTMSLNCTKLPVLLSAAQLSLPPKLSDAAKIKNNRVVDYQVNGVEVLLLRHSILKSLRDFFDSRGFVEVETPILSSKSNGAAAQPFKTTSHSLPKNANELEMRVAPELWLKRLVVSGLDKVYEIGKVFRNEGVDAIHNAEFTTLEFYQSFTSMEQLIEISEELFKKVLLDLTKSHDNDVLGKLNSVLRENNWKFKRVEFLPTLTKELGVDFSKVNLENADEIYGVLPRDAEIPKNLSSQQLLNKLCAKYIEPLHCNALLPTVIYHHPTVMSPLAKTNPLNPDTTKRFEIFINGQEYINAYEEENCPQLQLAKFEAQQKAGETYNDKESLNVDYNYVEAMKWGMPPIGGFGLGIDRLCMLLLNKKRLEEVIAFGCLDDVNRQ from the coding sequence ATGTTGGCGTATCGCGGGTCCATGTCTGCGTTGAGGAGCGGTGCATGTCGCCGGGCACTTGCGAGGCTTTATTCTTCAGGTAGCCGAAAACAGCTGAGCATAGATGCGGGCACACTGGAGTTCAGCAAGAGAAACGGCATCTTGGAGGGAAAACTGAAGCAGTACTATCCCTCGCTCTCCAACATTCGTGTTGATCCCCTGTATAAGCCTACCACGCTGGAAAAGTTCCGAGCGGATTATGTCGTTGCACAAGAGGGCCCTGTTGATGACGAGAGCAATCAGTTTTACGTCAACGGCAGAGTCAAGAGTATAAGGTTTTCTGGCAAGAAAATCTGTTTCATTGACGTTTACAGCAACCAATCAGGGGCGCAACTGCAATTGATAATAAATTTCCAGCGAATCGATCGAAAGGAGCAGTGTGAATTTGTAGGCAGTTTGGAATTTCTGAAGGTTGGGGATTTCATCCAGGCTTATGGGTTCCCGAGCTACTCGAAATCCAGGGCCAGGACGATGTCTTTGAACTGTACGAAATTACCGGTTCTGCTCTCAGCGGCTCAGCTCTCACTGCCGCCTAAACTGAGTGACGCtgcaaaaatcaaaaacaatcGCGTGGTAGATTACCAAGTTAACGGCGTGGAAGTTCTACTGCTCAGACATTCGATATTGAAATCTCTCAGGGACTTCTTTGACTCCAGGGGATTTGTCGAAGTCGAAACGCCTATTTTGTCATCAAAGAGTAATGGTGCCGCAGCCCAGCCCTTCAAGACGACATCGCATTCTTTACCGAAAAATGCTAATGAGCTGGAAATGAGGGTTGCTCCAGAGTTATGGCTGAAGAGACTCGTAGTAAGTGGACTAGATAAAGTTTATGAAATCGGTAAAGTTTTTAGAAACGAAGGTGTCGATGCAATTCACAATGCTGAATTTACAACCCTCGAGTTTTATCAGTCATTCACTTCAATGGAACAGCTCATTGAGATCAGCGAagaattgttcaaaaaggtGTTATTAGACCTAACCAAAAGCCACGATAACGATGTCTTAGGAAAACTCAACAGTGTATTACGCGAGAACAACTGGAAATTCAAGCGAGTTGAGTTCCTGCCCACGTTGACAAAGGAATTAGGTGTAGATTTTTCCAAGGTCAATTTGGAAAACGCAGATGAAATCTATGGTGTGCTGCCAAGGGATGCAGAAATCCCGAAGAATTTATCCTCGCAACAATTGCTGAATAAACTATGCGCGAAGTATATCGAACCCCTGCATTGTAATGCATTGCTACCAACAGTGATATATCACCATCCGACTGTAATGTCACCCTTGGCGAAGACAAATCCGCTAAATCCAGATACTACCAAAAGATTCGAGATTTTTATAAATGGCCAAGAGTATATCAATGCgtatgaagaagaaaattgCCCTCAATTACAATTGGCCAAATTCGAGGCACAACAGAAAGCTGGCGAAACTTACAACGATAAGGAATCTTTGAACGTCGACTACAATTACGTAGAAGCAATGAAATGGGGGATGCCTCCGATTGGAGGATTTGGTCTGGGAATAGATAGACTTTGCATGCTTCTTCTGAATAAAAAACGATTGGAGGAAGTAATCGCCTTTGGCTGTCTTGATGATGTAAATAGGCAGTAG
- the FLX1 gene encoding flavin adenine dinucleotide transporter FLX1 (similar to Saccharomyces cerevisiae FLX1 (YIL134W); ancestral locus Anc_2.227) — translation MVDALTPIQKELVAGLTTGALTTVVVHPLDLIKIRLQLLATSTTKLGYRYIFGSISRSADTNPIKGGLLRELYRGLGINLFGNAVAWGLYFGLYRTSKDMLYDYKAVHVSGTKNDVQKDSKMSSLMFLSAGALSGIITAVLTNPIWVIKTRIMSTSSSDHYSYKSTLNGVKRLLSEEGPRSFWRGLIPSLFGVSQGAIYFMIYDTLKYRFSSLRHYSDDEKSNKGLKNSEIFVISSASKLISVTAVYPFQLLKSNLQCFDAREKKYTMNRLINFIYGTEGVKGFYKGLSANLFRAIPSTCITFGIYENLKSLL, via the coding sequence ATGGTTGATGCACTGACCCCGATACAGAAAGAACTTGTGGCAGGCCTGACAACGGGTGCCCTGACGACAGTGGTGGTGCATCCTTTGGATTTGATTAAAATTAGGCTTCAACTTCTAGCAACTAGCACCACAAAGCTAGGATATCGATATATCTTTGGCAGCATTTCTCGCTCAGCGGATACCAACCCCATTAAAGGAGGGCTGCTACGGGAGCTGTATCGAGGGCTAGGAATAAATCTATTTGGTAATGCCGTTGCCTGGGGACTTTATTTCGGGCTGTATCGCACTTCCAAAGATATGCTATATGACTATAAAGCTGTCCATGTTTCAGGAACTAAGAATGACGTTCAAAAAGATTCTAAGATGTCATCGTTAATGTTTTTATCCGCCGGTGCTTTGAGCGGCATAATAACAGCTGTATTGACTAACCCCATTTGGGTTATAAAAACACGCATAATGTCAACGAGTAGCAGTGATCACTATTCGTATAAATCTACATTAAATGGAGTAAAACGGCTGCTCAGTGAGGAAGGTCCACGTTCATTCTGGAGGGGTCTCATACCTTCGTTGTTCGGCGTCTCCCAAGGGGCAATATATTTTATGATCTATGATACGTTGAAGTATAGATTCAGTTCTCTACGTCATTatagtgatgatgaaaaatcaaataaggGCCTAAAAAACTCTGAGATCTTTGTGATCTCTTCGGCTAGCAAACTTATTTCGGTGACAGCCGTATATCCTTTCCAATTACTAAAATCGAATTTACAATGCTTTGATGCACGggaaaaaaagtatacaATGAATAGattgatcaatttcatATATGGAACTGAGGGGGTTAAAGGTTTTTACAAAGGGCTGTCAGCCAATCTGTTTCGAGCAATCCCTTCTACTTGTATTACATTCGGCATATACgaaaatctgaaaagtTTGCTCTAA
- the RPL16B gene encoding 60S ribosomal protein uL13 (similar to Saccharomyces cerevisiae RPL16A (YIL133C) and RPL16B (YNL069C); ancestral locus Anc_2.228), with protein sequence MSEPVVVIDAKGHLLGRLASTVAKQLLNGQKIVIVRAEALNISGEFFRNKLKYHDYLRKATAFNKNRGPFHFRAPSRIFYKAIRGMVAHKTARGKAALERLKVFEGIPPPYDKKKRVVVPQALRVLRLKPGRKYTTLGKLSSSVGWKYEDVVAKLEEKRKVRSAEYYAKKKAFNKTVLAASAASAESEAAKKLATFGY encoded by the exons ATGTCTGAACCAGTTGTTGTTATTGATG cTAAGGGTCATTTATTAGGTCGTTTGGCCTCCACTGTTGCTAAGCAATTGTTGAACGGTCAAAAGATTGTTATTGTCAGAGCTGAAGCTTTGAACATCTCTGGTGAATTCTTCagaaacaaattgaagTACCACGACTACTTGAGAAAAGCTACCgctttcaacaaaaaccGTGGTCCATTCCACTTCAGAGCCCCATCCAGAATCTTTTACAAGGCTATCCGTGGTATGGTTGCCCACAAAACTGCTCGTGGTAAGGCTGCTTTGGAACGTTTAAAGGTCTTTGAAGGTATCCCACCTCCATACgacaagaagaagagagtTGTTGTCCCACAAGCTTTGAGAGTCTTGAGATTGAAGCCAGGTAGAAAATACACTACTTTGGGTAAGTTGTCTTCCTCTGTCGGCTGGAAATACGAAGATGTTGTCGCcaaattggaagaaaagagaaaagtcaGATCTGCTGAATATTACGCTAAGAAGAAGGCTTTCAACAAGACTGTCCTTGCTGCCAGTGCTGCCAGTGCTGAATCCGAAGCTGCTAAGAAGTTGGCTACTTTCGGTTACTAA